The Rhodopseudomonas palustris genome window below encodes:
- a CDS encoding class III extradiol dioxygenase family protein — MATIIGGLAASHVPAIGGAMAKGLQKDPYWAPFFDGFDAPCRWLEAAKPDAAVVIYNDHGLNFFLDKMPTFAVGAAPEYRNDDEGWGIPVMAPFKGDTKLSWHIIETLVESEFDPVTCQEMLVDHAYSLPMELFLRGRAHDIPTVPVVVNTVQHPLPSLRRCFKLGQAIGRAIESYPEDLKVVVIGTGGLSHQLEGQRAGFINTAFDKRCMDAMTGDIEGLLGIDPHELVELAGSQGVEVMNWVAMRGALTGDVRELHRNYHLPISNTASGIMLIENRPKLAQAA, encoded by the coding sequence ATGGCGACGATCATCGGCGGCCTGGCCGCTTCGCACGTCCCGGCGATCGGCGGGGCGATGGCCAAGGGCCTCCAGAAGGACCCGTATTGGGCGCCGTTTTTCGACGGTTTCGATGCGCCGTGCCGCTGGCTGGAGGCGGCCAAGCCTGACGCCGCGGTGGTGATTTACAACGATCACGGCCTCAACTTCTTCCTCGACAAGATGCCGACCTTCGCGGTCGGGGCCGCGCCGGAATATCGCAACGACGACGAAGGCTGGGGCATCCCGGTGATGGCGCCGTTCAAGGGCGACACCAAACTGTCGTGGCACATCATCGAAACGCTGGTGGAGTCCGAGTTCGACCCCGTCACCTGCCAGGAGATGCTGGTCGATCACGCCTACAGCCTGCCGATGGAGCTGTTCCTGCGCGGTCGCGCTCACGACATTCCGACCGTGCCGGTGGTGGTCAACACCGTGCAGCACCCTCTGCCGTCGCTGCGCCGCTGCTTCAAGCTCGGCCAGGCGATCGGCCGCGCCATCGAGAGCTATCCGGAAGACCTGAAAGTGGTGGTGATCGGCACCGGCGGGCTGTCGCATCAGCTCGAAGGCCAGCGCGCCGGCTTCATCAACACCGCGTTCGACAAGCGCTGCATGGATGCGATGACCGGTGATATCGAGGGACTGCTCGGGATCGACCCGCACGAACTGGTCGAGCTCGCCGGCAGCCAGGGCGTCGAGGTGATGAACTGGGTCGCGATGCGCGGCGCGCTGACCGGCGACGTCCGCGAGCTGCACCGCAACTATCACCTGCCGATCTCCAACACCGCTTCGGGCATCATGCTGATCGAGAACCGGCCGAAGCTGGCGCAGGCGGCGTAG
- a CDS encoding helix-turn-helix domain-containing protein encodes MARSRRKAAIPIFALYGETPAAPVDMLHVEAIQSRSRLYQWEIDVHAHRSLHQILWIGSGTATIALDEQRVQRDGPVAVIVPPGVVHGFKFSPHTEGQVFTFNPHAMIEGDVPATGQALRDLFAAARILEFEPDGAATMRIERLFAELADEFASPDAGNSPVPLWLGRAIVWRLAQQSERQARHAARGGDQFTRFLLLVEAHHCEHWPIARYADALGMTPERLNRLAKAETGQNALDVVHARLTREACRRLTYIAAPISKLSFELGFEDPAYFCRFFKRRTGHNPRDYRRMVSEEA; translated from the coding sequence ATGGCCCGTTCACGCCGCAAAGCAGCAATTCCGATCTTCGCGCTGTACGGCGAGACGCCCGCCGCGCCGGTCGACATGCTGCATGTCGAAGCGATTCAATCGCGCAGCCGATTGTATCAGTGGGAGATCGACGTCCACGCCCACCGCAGCCTGCATCAGATCCTCTGGATTGGCTCTGGAACAGCGACAATCGCGCTCGATGAGCAGCGCGTGCAACGCGATGGTCCGGTCGCGGTGATCGTGCCGCCCGGCGTCGTTCACGGCTTCAAATTCTCGCCGCACACCGAAGGTCAGGTCTTCACCTTCAATCCGCATGCGATGATCGAGGGCGACGTGCCGGCGACCGGCCAGGCGCTGCGCGATCTGTTCGCCGCGGCCCGCATCCTGGAATTCGAGCCTGACGGGGCCGCGACGATGCGGATCGAAAGATTATTCGCCGAGCTTGCCGACGAGTTCGCCTCGCCGGACGCCGGCAATTCGCCAGTGCCGTTGTGGCTCGGCCGCGCCATCGTCTGGCGGCTGGCGCAGCAGAGCGAGCGGCAGGCGCGCCATGCGGCGCGCGGCGGCGATCAATTCACCCGCTTCCTGCTGCTGGTCGAAGCGCATCATTGCGAGCACTGGCCGATCGCACGCTACGCCGACGCGCTCGGTATGACGCCGGAGCGTCTCAACCGGCTGGCGAAAGCCGAAACCGGCCAGAACGCGCTCGATGTCGTCCATGCCCGTCTCACCCGCGAAGCCTGCCGCCGGCTGACTTATATAGCTGCGCCGATCTCCAAGCTCTCGTTCGAACTCGGCTTCGAAGACCCCGCCTATTTCTGCCGCTTCTTCAAACGGCGGACCGGACATAATCCGCGAGATTATCGGCGGATGGTGAGTGAGGAGGCGTGA
- a CDS encoding cytochrome P450: protein MFSFDPYSPAVDADPFPLYKTLRDEHPVYWSEPAQMWILSRYLDVAGAGSNWQVFSSAKGNLMTELPNRAGATLGTTDPPRHDRLRGLVQHAFMKRNLEALAEPMREIARDAAEALRGRDQFDFISDFSSKFTVRVLFAALGLPMGDEQTVRDKAVLMVQSDPVTRAKGPEHLAAYAWMQDYASSVIAQRRAEPKNDLISHFSMAEIDGDRLDEREVLLTTTTLIMAGIESLGGFMSMLALNLADLADARRAVVADPTLLPDAVEESLRYNTSAQRFKRCLQSDLTLHGVTMKAGDFVCLAYGSANRDERQFPNPDVYDLKRKPKGHLGFGGGVHACLGSAIARMAIKIAFDEFHKVVPDYTRTEQRLNWMPSSTFRSPLRLAFAVEQAAARSAA from the coding sequence ATGTTCAGCTTCGATCCTTATTCGCCCGCCGTCGATGCCGATCCGTTTCCGCTCTACAAGACGCTGCGTGACGAACATCCGGTGTACTGGAGCGAGCCGGCGCAGATGTGGATTCTGTCGCGCTATCTCGACGTCGCCGGCGCCGGCAGCAACTGGCAGGTGTTCTCCTCGGCCAAGGGCAACCTGATGACCGAGCTGCCGAACCGGGCCGGCGCCACGCTCGGCACCACCGATCCGCCGCGCCACGACCGGCTGCGCGGACTGGTGCAACACGCCTTCATGAAGCGCAATCTCGAGGCGCTGGCCGAGCCGATGCGGGAGATCGCCCGCGACGCCGCCGAGGCGCTGCGCGGCCGCGACCAATTCGATTTCATCAGCGACTTCTCGTCCAAGTTCACCGTGCGGGTGCTGTTCGCGGCGCTCGGCCTGCCGATGGGCGATGAGCAGACCGTGCGCGACAAGGCGGTGTTGATGGTGCAGAGTGATCCCGTGACCCGCGCCAAGGGGCCGGAGCATCTCGCCGCTTACGCCTGGATGCAGGACTACGCGTCGAGCGTGATCGCGCAGCGCCGGGCCGAGCCGAAAAACGATCTGATCTCGCATTTCAGCATGGCGGAGATCGATGGCGACCGGCTCGACGAGCGGGAGGTGCTGCTTACCACCACGACGCTGATCATGGCGGGCATCGAGTCGCTCGGCGGCTTCATGAGCATGCTGGCGCTGAACCTGGCTGATTTGGCCGATGCGCGCCGCGCGGTGGTGGCCGATCCGACGCTTTTGCCGGACGCGGTCGAGGAGTCGCTGCGCTACAACACCTCGGCGCAGCGATTTAAGCGCTGCCTGCAGAGCGACCTGACGCTGCACGGCGTCACCATGAAGGCGGGCGATTTCGTCTGTCTGGCCTATGGCTCGGCCAATCGCGACGAACGGCAGTTTCCGAATCCGGACGTCTACGACTTGAAGCGCAAGCCAAAGGGCCACCTCGGCTTCGGCGGTGGCGTCCATGCCTGCCTCGGCTCGGCGATCGCCCGAATGGCGATCAAGATCGCATTCGACGAGTTCCACAAGGTGGTGCCGGACTATACGCGCACCGAACAGCGGCTGAACTGGATGCCTTCGTCGACCTTCCGCAGTCCGCTGCGGCTCGCGTTTGCAGTCGAGCAGGCCGCTGCGCGGTCTGCCGCCTGA
- a CDS encoding alkyl/aryl-sulfatase translates to MSETVTVANEAIEPKDASASVLARHKTVLDELPFSDTSDFDDAARGFLGSIDHAAISSAQGRTVWSLEPYGFLRDEVAPATVDPSLWRQSRLNMQHGLFEVVPGVYQVRGFDIANMTLIESDNGVIVVDTLTSIEGARAAMQLYVRHRGDRPVVAVIFTHTHADHWGGARGVLDEDAIASGRIPIIAPDLFMEHAVSENIIAGPAMLRRAQYQFGPLLAKGPRGHVDCGLGKTMAAGTAALLRPTDLIKATGDTRRLDGVDFEFQMAPNSEAPAEMHFFVPRYKLLNLAENCTHNFHNLLPFRGADVRDALAWSGYLGEALQLWGGKAEVMCGQHHWPVWGMKRIDLMIRQQRDIYKFAHDQTLRLMNHGLNAAEIAETIRLPKSLDGAWHARGYYGHIRHNVKAIYQKYLGWYDANPANLDPLPPVDAGKKYVEYMGGADALLAKARADFERGEFRFVAQVLSHLVFADPDNQDGRLLLADTFEQLGYQSESSTWRNAYLFGAQELRHGMPKMPTRPGMPRETLSALKTSQIWDVLGVRLNGPKAEGKTIVLNWQFTDTGETCVLTLENCALTYVAGTQSAAADAGFVLPRSLLDEVIAKQTSFPEAVIAGKIKVSGNPMKLAELMGLMDEFPRMFEIVEPRRNPIS, encoded by the coding sequence ATGAGCGAGACCGTCACAGTCGCCAACGAGGCAATTGAGCCGAAAGATGCCTCCGCTTCGGTCCTCGCGCGTCATAAGACGGTGCTGGACGAATTGCCGTTCTCCGACACCAGTGATTTCGACGATGCCGCGCGCGGCTTTCTCGGCAGCATCGACCACGCCGCGATCAGTTCGGCGCAAGGCCGCACGGTGTGGAGTCTCGAGCCCTATGGTTTCCTGCGTGACGAGGTCGCCCCGGCAACCGTCGATCCGAGCCTGTGGCGGCAATCGCGGCTGAACATGCAGCACGGCCTGTTCGAGGTCGTGCCGGGCGTGTACCAGGTCCGCGGCTTCGACATCGCCAACATGACGCTGATCGAGAGCGACAACGGCGTGATCGTGGTCGACACCCTGACCTCGATTGAAGGCGCCCGCGCGGCGATGCAGCTCTATGTCCGTCACCGCGGCGACAGGCCGGTGGTGGCGGTGATCTTCACCCACACCCATGCCGATCATTGGGGCGGCGCGCGCGGCGTGCTCGACGAGGATGCAATCGCGAGCGGACGGATACCGATCATTGCGCCTGATCTGTTCATGGAGCACGCCGTCTCCGAGAACATCATTGCGGGGCCGGCGATGCTGCGGCGGGCGCAGTATCAGTTCGGACCGTTGCTCGCCAAAGGACCACGCGGCCATGTCGATTGCGGCCTCGGCAAAACAATGGCTGCCGGCACCGCGGCGCTGCTGCGCCCGACCGACCTGATCAAGGCGACCGGCGACACCCGCCGCCTCGACGGCGTCGACTTCGAATTCCAGATGGCGCCGAATTCCGAAGCGCCAGCGGAGATGCACTTCTTCGTTCCGCGCTACAAGCTGCTCAACCTCGCCGAGAACTGCACTCACAACTTTCACAATCTGCTGCCGTTCCGCGGCGCCGACGTGCGCGATGCGCTGGCGTGGTCGGGCTATCTCGGCGAGGCCTTGCAACTCTGGGGCGGCAAGGCCGAGGTGATGTGCGGGCAGCACCATTGGCCGGTGTGGGGCATGAAGCGGATCGACCTGATGATCCGGCAACAGCGCGACATCTACAAATTCGCCCATGACCAGACGCTACGACTGATGAACCACGGCCTCAACGCCGCCGAGATCGCCGAAACCATCCGCCTGCCGAAGAGCCTCGATGGCGCCTGGCACGCGCGCGGCTATTACGGCCACATCCGCCACAACGTGAAGGCGATCTATCAGAAGTATCTCGGCTGGTACGACGCCAACCCGGCCAACCTCGATCCGCTGCCGCCGGTCGACGCCGGCAAGAAGTACGTCGAGTATATGGGCGGCGCGGACGCGTTGTTGGCGAAGGCGCGCGCGGATTTCGAGCGGGGTGAATTCCGCTTCGTGGCGCAGGTGCTCAGCCATCTGGTGTTCGCCGATCCGGACAATCAGGACGGCCGTTTGCTGCTGGCCGATACGTTCGAACAGCTCGGCTACCAGTCCGAGAGTTCGACCTGGCGCAACGCCTATCTGTTCGGCGCCCAGGAACTGCGCCACGGCATGCCGAAAATGCCGACGCGCCCCGGAATGCCGCGCGAGACGCTGTCGGCGCTGAAGACCTCGCAAATCTGGGACGTGCTCGGTGTCCGGCTCAACGGGCCAAAGGCGGAGGGCAAGACCATCGTGCTGAACTGGCAGTTCACCGACACCGGCGAAACCTGTGTGCTGACGCTGGAGAACTGCGCCCTGACCTATGTGGCCGGCACGCAATCCGCCGCGGCCGACGCCGGCTTCGTGCTGCCGCGAAGCCTGCTCGACGAGGTGATCGCCAAGCAGACCTCGTTTCCCGAGGCGGTGATCGCGGGCAAGATCAAGGTCAGCGGCAATCCGATGAAGCTCGCCGAACTGATGGGGCTGATGGACGAATTTCCACGGATGTTCGAGATCGTCGAACCCCGTCGCAATCCGATCAGTTGA
- a CDS encoding 2-hydroxychromene-2-carboxylate isomerase, producing the protein MSLSVDLFWSFRSPYSYLALPKAVKLVEEYDFVINARPVYPLAVRDPTFFKRTDPRFARYVVLDSFRVAQKEGIPFRFPRPDPIVQNMQTLEVAAEQPYITRLTRLGAAAQLAGRGLPFIREVSSVLYGGVVDNWHEGDHLAKAAVRAGLDLAQLGAEIAADPDRYDETIRSNERDHAASGHWGVPTFVFKGEPFFGQDRLDLLLWRLQQHGLKERG; encoded by the coding sequence ATGAGTCTCAGCGTCGATCTGTTCTGGTCATTTCGGAGCCCCTACAGCTATCTGGCATTGCCCAAGGCGGTGAAGCTGGTCGAGGAATACGACTTCGTCATCAACGCGCGGCCGGTGTATCCGCTCGCGGTGCGCGATCCGACATTCTTCAAGCGTACCGATCCGAGGTTCGCGCGCTACGTCGTGCTCGACAGCTTTCGTGTCGCGCAGAAGGAGGGAATTCCGTTTCGCTTCCCGCGACCGGATCCGATCGTGCAGAACATGCAGACGCTCGAAGTTGCAGCAGAGCAGCCCTACATCACCCGCCTGACGCGCCTCGGCGCCGCCGCCCAGCTTGCCGGCCGCGGCCTGCCGTTCATCCGCGAGGTCAGCTCCGTGCTGTATGGCGGCGTGGTCGACAACTGGCACGAAGGCGATCATCTGGCCAAAGCCGCCGTGCGCGCCGGGCTCGATTTGGCGCAGCTCGGGGCTGAGATCGCAGCCGATCCCGACCGATACGATGAGACAATCCGCAGCAACGAGCGCGACCACGCCGCGTCCGGCCACTGGGGTGTGCCGACCTTCGTGTTCAAGGGCGAGCCGTTCTTCGGTCAAGACCGGCTGGATCTGTTGCTGTGGCGTCTGCAGCAGCATGGGCTGAAGGAGCGGGGCTGA
- a CDS encoding sulfite exporter TauE/SafE family protein: MSIILDPWFYAVAIPAVLLLGLAKGGFSGVGIAATPLLALYLPPLEAAGLLLPVLITQDLISLYVYRHHWDARSLKVMLPGALAGMAIAWWTASIVSDDAVRLIVGGVGLVFVLNVWLRPHASAVKLSDAAGVFWGAVSGFTSFMTQGGGPPYQVYMLPQLLPKLVLVGTTTIFFAIINALKIGPYFLLGQFTPANLGTSLALLPLAAAANMAGIWLVKRTPTGLFYRIAYALLFVVSVALVYQGLSHLIRG, encoded by the coding sequence TTGTCGATCATCCTCGATCCCTGGTTCTACGCCGTCGCAATTCCCGCGGTGCTTCTGCTCGGCCTCGCCAAAGGCGGCTTTTCCGGCGTCGGCATTGCGGCGACGCCGCTGCTGGCGCTGTATCTGCCGCCGCTCGAAGCTGCCGGCCTGTTGCTGCCCGTGCTGATCACCCAGGACCTGATCTCACTGTACGTGTATCGGCATCATTGGGATGCGCGCAGCCTGAAGGTGATGCTGCCGGGGGCGTTGGCCGGAATGGCGATCGCGTGGTGGACGGCCTCGATCGTGTCGGACGATGCGGTGCGGTTGATCGTCGGCGGCGTGGGGCTGGTGTTCGTGCTCAACGTCTGGCTGCGGCCGCATGCCTCGGCCGTGAAGCTGTCGGATGCGGCCGGCGTATTCTGGGGCGCGGTGTCGGGCTTCACCTCGTTCATGACGCAAGGCGGCGGCCCGCCATATCAGGTCTATATGCTGCCGCAGCTGCTGCCGAAGCTGGTGCTGGTCGGCACCACCACGATCTTCTTTGCCATCATCAATGCGCTGAAGATCGGTCCGTATTTTCTGCTCGGGCAATTCACCCCGGCCAACCTCGGCACGTCGTTGGCGCTGTTGCCGCTTGCCGCGGCCGCCAACATGGCGGGAATCTGGCTGGTGAAGCGGACGCCGACCGGGCTGTTCTACCGGATTGCCTACGCGCTGCTGTTCGTGGTGTCGGTGGCGCTGGTTTATCAGGGGCTGTCGCACCTGATCCGCGGCTGA
- a CDS encoding carboxymuconolactone decarboxylase family protein: protein MARIDYCDEATASPRTREVLAKNRNANIFRMLAHAPSHFEQYCRLGGAIRFKGELDPVLRELAITRTGILCNAPYEVAAHKKIGAGVGVSAAQNAALDDWRSADCFDATQRAALAFTDEVVKLDRPTDAVFDDIAGRLTPAALVELQLAIGFYIMTSKFLETFGIDLQPVDDVV, encoded by the coding sequence ATGGCGCGGATCGACTATTGCGACGAGGCCACAGCGAGCCCGCGCACCCGCGAGGTTCTGGCCAAGAACCGCAACGCCAACATCTTCCGGATGCTGGCGCATGCGCCGAGCCATTTCGAGCAATACTGCCGGCTCGGCGGCGCGATCCGGTTCAAGGGCGAACTCGACCCGGTGCTGCGCGAGCTCGCGATCACCCGAACCGGCATCCTGTGCAACGCGCCCTATGAGGTCGCCGCCCACAAAAAGATCGGCGCCGGTGTCGGCGTCAGCGCCGCGCAGAACGCTGCGCTCGATGATTGGCGCAGTGCCGACTGCTTCGATGCCACCCAGCGCGCCGCGCTCGCCTTTACCGACGAGGTGGTGAAGCTCGATCGGCCGACCGACGCGGTGTTCGACGACATCGCCGGACGGTTGACGCCGGCTGCGCTGGTCGAACTGCAACTCGCGATCGGATTCTACATCATGACGTCGAAGTTTCTCGAAACCTTCGGGATCGACCTGCAGCCGGTCGACGACGTGGTGTAG